Genomic segment of Peribacillus frigoritolerans:
TTCTTCTTTATCAGCTTCAGATCCTTCAACTGCAGGTGTTTCTTCTTTATCAGCTTCAGATCCTTCGACTGCAGGTGTTTCTTCTTTATTAGCTGAATCTTCAAGTTCGCTGCCTTCGGCTTCAGTTGCCGATTGGATCGCAGAAGCTTGTTTATCAACAAAATCAAGTGGGTTTAACGCAATGTTATCTTTTCTGATTTCGAAGTGGACATGTACGCCAGCTTCTTCATTGATTTGGCTTTTTCCAGCTGTAGCAATTGCTTGTCCTTGTTTCACTTTGTCACCGACTGCAACCTTAATGTCTTTAACAGATTGATAACGGGTAACGACACCATCTTCATGCTCAACTTCAACTAAATTTCCAAGTAACGCATCGTCTTGAACTTTCGTTACATTTCCACTTAAGGAAGCTTTTACATCGAAAGACTTTCCATCTTCCATAGCAATGTCTATACCTTTATTTTGCTCATATCTATTGTTGTAGAAAACCAATGCTTCTTCTTGTGCCTTTTCATCCGCATTCACATCATAAAACTGTTTCTTGATAACCGTTTTGTCTGCATCGGCTACAGGCATCTTGATTGTCTCAAGATTACTATTTACCTCTACAGAAGGCTCACCATAGTTTTTTCCTGTTTCAGCTGATTCCTCGCCATCTTTAGCTGAATCATTAAAACTATTTTGTAATAAGAAGGCCGCGGCTAAGATTATGGCTGCACTTGCGATATAGATTGCTGATAATGCCCAACGTTGTTTTAGTATACGTCGGATTGTGGAAGTTGGTTTCTTTTCTTCCTCTCTCATATTAATCACCTCAGCAATCATTCTGAACATTTTGCTAAGATTATATACATTCAGGAAAAAAATTTTTTAGATTTATTTTGTGGAAATGAAACCGATTTTATTCGCAGAATGGTAAAATGTTTGATATCTTACTGTTGAAGGATGATTAAATCATGAAAAAAGCTTTTAAACTTGTGTTAACGTTATTGCCTTTCCTATATATGATTGCCATATGGATAATGTCGAGCAACCCCGATGATATGATTCTTGATCTTCCCTCATCCTCTATTGACCGATTTATCAAAGAGGCACTTCATCTGGTCGAATTTGCCCTTTTGTATATATTATTAGTTTCGGCCCTTGCCGCAAACCAAAAAATGAAACCAGGTTTAAGCCTGTTGGCTGCCCTTGTAGC
This window contains:
- a CDS encoding peptidoglycan DD-metalloendopeptidase family protein yields the protein MREEEKKPTSTIRRILKQRWALSAIYIASAAIILAAAFLLQNSFNDSAKDGEESAETGKNYGEPSVEVNSNLETIKMPVADADKTVIKKQFYDVNADEKAQEEALVFYNNRYEQNKGIDIAMEDGKSFDVKASLSGNVTKVQDDALLGNLVEVEHEDGVVTRYQSVKDIKVAVGDKVKQGQAIATAGKSQINEEAGVHVHFEIRKDNIALNPLDFVDKQASAIQSATEAEGSELEDSANKEETPAVEGSEADKEETPAVEGSEADKEETPAVEESETGTEEAPAVDESEEGTDLENGTDEEGTVPGEDTTEESDSLKDSLNQSN
- a CDS encoding VanZ family protein; this encodes MKKAFKLVLTLLPFLYMIAIWIMSSNPDDMILDLPSSSIDRFIKEALHLVEFALLYILLVSALAANQKMKPGLSLLAALVACLYGVIDEYHQSFVPYRSSTLIDVIKDIIGVAAVYFHVQYHYFKRKRGFLTIIENLNEKK